From a region of the Cyprinus carpio isolate SPL01 chromosome B21, ASM1834038v1, whole genome shotgun sequence genome:
- the LOC109058763 gene encoding ankyrin repeat domain-containing protein SOWAHB-like, translated as MALTQEAILNTLIEGKGKVKNSELLSKFKELLNCSDPAEKKQNRDLFKTFVNNIAVVKEFQDTKYVVLKKVYHHLLLEASNDENTPREVSGQDGSHPEEDEKEKSTRSLNAEGRKSEQRALSRSPSKGSDGSAELSPIEIALERSKNVDFKPKRSLHFTVPLKPDFSGAAKKEASTNKPYALPLRMPQIDLGGHNKKLDTKSQPSPQCERRTDSVASAGASPQLRRHFKTPKQADEHKDSHHCPLDPVEHEWLVKSAAGQWTQVYGLLLKDAQLAEKKDFMSGFTALHWAVKCGNAEMVCRIIEVSRKSDHGVDVNGKSNGGYTPLHIAAIHDQHSLIHLLVCKYGANGNIRDNCGKKPYHYLRKDVPGKLRELLGDPKAGHREVHHQVRDECDARKHSIGHLFLAHPVGLKKKNKTRNQFISVSDDSRERDEQVLHKPRLQSDVFP; from the coding sequence ATGGCTTTGACTCAAGAGGCGATTTTAAACACACTAATAGAAGGCAAAGGAAAGGTGAAAAACTCAGAGCTGCTGAGCAAGTTCAAGGAGCTACTAAACTGCAGTGATCCTGCAGAGAAGAAACAGAACCGAGACCTCTTCAAAACCTTTGTGAACAACATCGCTGTCGTGAAAGAATTCCAGGACACCAAGTATGTAGTCCTAAAGAAAGTGTACCATCATTTACTACTAGAAGCCTCAAACGATGAAAACACACCAAGAGAGGTTTCCGGTCAAGATGGATCACATCCAGAAGAAGATGAGAAGGAAAAATCCACTCGTTCCCTAAATGCAGAAGGTAGGAAGTCTGAGCAGAGAGCTCTGAGCAGATCTCCGTCGAAGGGTTCAGACGGCAGCGCGGAACTCTCTCCCATAGAGATAGCTTTGGAAAGAAGCAAGAATGTGGACTTTAAACCTAAAAGGTCTTTACATTTCACCGTCCCGCTGAAGCCTGATTTCTCGGGAGCCGCCAAGAAAGAAGCAAGCACAAACAAACCGTATGCTCTACCTTTACGAATGCCTCAAATAGACTTGGGTGGTCATAACAAGAAGCTTGACACAAAAAGCCAGCCCTCGCCTCAGTGTGAGAGGAGAACAGACAGCGTGGCCAGCGCTGGGGCCTCGCCGCAGTTACGGAGACACTTCAAGACCCCTAAACAAGCGGATGAGCACAAGGACTCGCACCATTGCCCGCTTGATCCCGTGGAGCACGAGTGGCTGGTGAAGTCTGCGGCCGGACAGTGGACTCAAGTGTACGGCTTGCTGTTAAAAGATGCCCAGCTTGCAGAGAAGAAGGACTTCATGTCAGGGTTCACGGCTCTGCACTGGGCCGTCAAGTGTGGAAACGCTGAGATGGTGTGTAGGATTATTGAGGTGTCTAGGAAGAGCGATCATGGGGTGGACGTCAATGGCAAGTCCAATGGTGGCTACACGCCGCTTCACATCGCTGCCATCCACGATCAGCACTCTCTGATTCACCTTCTAGTCTGTAAGTACGGAGCCAATGGGAACATAAGGGACAACTGCGGGAAGAAACCCTACCACTACCTGCGCAAAGATGTCCCGGGAAAGCTGAGGGAGCTCCTCGGAGACCCGAAAGCCGGCCACCGGGAGGTGCATCATCAGGTCAGGGATGAGTGTGATGCACGGAAACACTCTATAGGTCACCTCTTCCTCGCTCATCCGGTGGGGCTCAAGAAAAAGAACAAGACGAGAAACCAGTTCATCTCCGTCAGTGACGACAGCAGAGAGAGGGATGAGCAAGTGTTGCATAAACCGAGGCTGCAATCCGATGTCTTTCCATAA
- the LOC109058778 gene encoding protein Shroom1-like, which translates to MDSYHFHFERMSNLDLHPLSLPVSRLSPAKSSSSIDQYNHHHSKGDSAYSSFSGGSTVPDYPSPFLLDELQSQNLHCKGKYSPSFLNSDSKSMDHLYRSMETVAQEHHWSSGGFSDIEDPPVHTHPLPPPPPPPPARLNSFVTTRNLENSRARQSPEGQLADLSTSQQTSNSEVCGVRAEPVYGRTFSQLKDHFMQDHEDKMLDPPKSTGILNRFPQQTCQPEHLQQSRSSQSETQRKRSHSAYGGPVSEHQCFVSSCNMPQNMISGSIQHKGQFYFVTGVFKSSEPSVVQGVGDGASVETPSEWSYKAQRRRQSCPDGPSGRLFFQEEHKFSIQNEVVEHPNDKALHSSFKSEQTSEGVEDQRVMSRETGRHHSTSHPIFFCGPEDNSVGTTMNPAQIKQDHTSHPKKEEPMTRALRQPQLDIPSDKISKEATPLLYHLTGANRVSYTDKLKNNNDCGKEVKNPDCVKDKQKSGNDEQASPSSEYRQSEMSKDKQPKEFYYQCGTLDDSYKKYYKEKLKDAQSKVLRETSFKRRDLQLSQPHRIKQQTDKKLSVEPSGPSLQDKLPNLETTPVPQLHNPQEYSKDPSLEIEKAIGKKTEKPQNIAQPQVPRVGSRKRLTADQKKLSHSEPEKLHQLADGPAHMTCHSLGNEAEGLFSEGDHSLVAARWKMFETRGRAMSASNFSRSSMKHLQHKALVAYMERKTGQKVAEPQRPVLQVPSHRDSTAESSRHNSGLSDSKKLDRPLSAGQILDSVSSSVKYSQFITAKHSRQSSWREESSTAGKSASVESLLDQPEQPKFFRTRSTSTPHAFQVRKHPDEFSAIHNKAILSVQRKIEEDTVVHHSRTASVPDERHVQVRASRGKSMEELGVSRVTRPEVLSKSSEQLDQVQGSQVMPGTERGTMSFLAKGRRSQRRIPSSGEHMDNSPAGPENLLLTHFVKHVSSYDDEIHTASHNGRNNKQDMDLSMPSHSMPEVSKQQDVCPQDNSETSLSSQEVSLGHGVTTDPSLWISASVINKTEANYCPATETATSAEPQNAPRSPSDKNETTPITTPPANQETESSLVPALNREQDGNVKKEDGPVVLEGSCPADKLEWEVLVRDVVSADQSLARILYPVTNRKTALMLMEQLLSEDTLLMEEHYKKKQEQKVNNPEEAAHSAEMPVGEKPLNLPSSVNNQSVLSNQNDVLSNTDIIDKKKLLIAHIKEHLQCLEEVRSSVRSEEKVNGERGDALEALVRESCVSAELERYTQFIEDLERVVSLLLCLSARLARVQNALSTADDSMDAEERQSLDSRHSLLCKQREDAKDLKDNLDRRERVVSAFLSRQLTDTQLQEYRRFIQTKASLLIRQKDLDEKQRLGEEQLEALLCSLPPSTSCTWLCNA; encoded by the exons ATGGATTCCTATCATTTCCACTTTGAGAGGATGAGTAACCTTGACCTACACCCTCTGAGTCTTCCGGTCAGTCGACTTTCCCCGGCCAAGTCCAGTAGTAGTATTGATCAGTATAACCATCACCACAGCAAAGGCGACTCAGCCTATAGCTCATTCTCCGGTGGTTCCACAGTCCCTGATTACCCTTCTCCTTTTCTACTAGATGAACTCCAGTCACAAAACTTGCACTGCAAAGGTAAATACAGCCCAAGCTTTCTTAATTCAGATTCCAAGAGCATGGACCACCTTTACCGTTCCATGGAAACCGTTGCACAAGAGCATCACTGGAGCAGCGGTGGCTTCTCTGACATTGAAGATCCACCAGTTCATACGCATCCattaccaccaccaccaccaccacctcctgCCCGTCTGAACAGTTTTGTAACAACCAGGAACCTTGAAAACTCAAGGGCACGTCAGAGTCCAGAAGGACAACTTGCTGACCTTTCTACTTCGCAGCAGACAAGTAATTCAGAGGTCTGTGGTGTCCGGGCTGAGCCTGTCTATGGTCGCACATTTTCACAGCTTAAAGATCACTTCATGCAAGACCATGAGGACAAGATGCTTGATCCACCAAAGTCTACAGGAATTTTAAATAGATTCCCCCAGCAAACCTGTCAACCAGAGCACTTGCAGCAGTCTAGGAGCAGCCAATCTGAAACCCAACGGAAGAGGTCGCATTCAGCTTATGGTGGACCTGTTTCGGAGCACCAGTGTTTTGTGAGTTCCTGCAATATGCCGCAGAACATGATCAGTGGGAGTATTCAGCACAAAGGACAGTTTTATTTTGTTACCGGTGTCTTCAAGTCATCTGAGCCTAGTGTCGTTCAAGGTGTTGGTGACGGTGCAAGCGTGGAAACCCCCAGTGAGTGGTCTTATAAAGCTCAGCGTAGAAGGCAGAGCTGTCCTGATGGTCCGAGCGGAAGACTGTTTTTCCAAGAGGAACACAAATTCAGCATTCAGAATGAAGTTGTGGAGCATCCTAATGACAAGGCACTTCATTCATCTTTCAAGTCAGAGCAAACTTCTGAAGGTGTGGAGGACCAGAGGGTCATGAGTAGAGAAACTGGCAGGCATCACTCCACCAGCCACCCTATCTTCTTTTGTGGTCCAGAGGACAATTCAGTTGGTACAACGATGAACCCTGCTCAAATTAAGCAAGACCATACCAGCCACCCTAAGAAAGAGGAACCGATGACAAGAGCTTTGAGACAGCCCCAACTGGATATCCCAAGTGACAAGATCAGCAAGGAGGCTACCCCACTGTTATATCACCTCACAGGAGCAAACAGGGTGTCATATACAGACaagttaaaaaacaataatgactGTGGTAAAGAGGTCAAGAATCCTGACTGCGTCAAAGATAAACAGAAATCTGGAAATGATGAGCAAGCTTCTCCCAGCAGCGAATATAGGCAGAGTGAAATGTCTAAAGATAAACAGCCAAAAGAATTCTACTACCAATGCGGTACATTAGATGACTCCTACAAGAAGTATTATAAGGAGAAACTGAAAGATGCCCAATCCAAGGTTTTGAGGGAGACTTCATTTAAAAGGAGAGATTTGCAGCTTTCCCAGCCCCACAGGATCAAGCAGCAGACAGATAAAAAGCTTTCTGTCGAACCTTCCGGTCCTTCATTACAAGACAAACTTCCTAACTTGGAGACAACTCCCGTGCCACAACTACACAATCCTCAAGAGTACAGCAAGGACCCTAGTCTGGAGATTGAGAAGGCAATTGGAAAAAAAACTGAGAAGCCACAGAATATTGCTCAACCGCAAGTGCCTCGAGTAGGGAGTAGGAAGCGTTTGACAGCAGATCAGAAGAAGCTCTCTCACTCTGAGCCTGAGAAGCTACACCAGCTGGCAGATGGACCGGCTCATATGACCTGTCACTCTCTTGGCAATGAAGCAGAAGGTCTTTTCTCAGAGGGCGATCACAGTCTAGTGGCTGCTAGATGGAAGATGTTCGAAACACGGGGACGTGCTATGTCTGCCTCCAATTTTTCAAGATCATCTATGAAGCACCTTCAGCATAAAGCCTTAGTGGCATACATGGAACGTAAAACCGGTCAAAAGGTTGCTGAGCCCCAGCGCCCAGTTCTACAAGTACCCAGCCACAGGGATTCAACTGCAGAGAGCTCCAGACATAATTCTGGCCTGTCAGACTCCAAGAAGCTCGACAGGCCTCTCTCCGCAGGTCAGATTCTTGACTCCGTGTCCAGTTCTGTTAAATACTCCCAGTTCATCACTGCTAAGCACTCAAGGCAGTCCAGCTGGAGAGAGGAGTCCTCTACAGCAGGGAAGTCTGCCTCTGTGGAGAGTCTCCTTGACCAGCCTGAACAACCTAAGTTCTTTCGGACCCGAAGCACATCGACTCCCCATGCTTTCCAG gTTCGGAAACATCCAGACGAGTTCTCAGCCATTCataataaggctattttaag tgttCAAAGGAAAATAGAGGAAGACACAGTAGTCCATCACAGTCGCACAGCATCTGTCCCTGATGAGCGGCACGTACAAGTCAGAGCTTCAAGAGGGAAATCTATGGAAGAGCTTGGTGTATCCAGGGTCACAAGACCTGAAGTTCTCAGTAAGAGTTCAGAGCAGCTTGACCAAGTGCAGGGCAGCCAGGTCATGCCTGGTACAGAGAGGGGAACGATGTCATTTCTTGCTAAAGGAAGGCGCTCACAAAGGAGGATTCCCAGCTCTGGAGAACACATGGATAACTCTCCTGCAGGCCCTGAGAACCTGCTCTTAACCCATTTTGTAAAGCATGTGTCCTCCTATGATGATGAAATCCATACAGCTTCACACAATGGACGAAATAATAAACAAGACATGGATCTGTCGATGCCCAGTCACTCCATGCCGGAAGTCAG CAAGCAGCAGGACGTTTGTCCTCAAGATAACAGTGAGACATCTCTCTCTAGTCAAGAGGTTTCTCTCGGTCACGGAGTCACGACAGATCCCAGTCTGTGGATCTCAGCTTCTGTGATAAATAAGACAGAGGCAAACTATTGTCCAGCTACTGAAACAGCAACTTCTGCTGAACCCCAGAATGCACCGCGTAGCCCATCTGATAAGAACGAAACCACACCTATCACAACACCTCCAGCCAATCAGGAAACAGAGTCCAGCCTGGTACCTGCACTTAATAGGGAACAAGACGGGAATGTAAAGAAGGAAGACGGCCCTGTTGTGTTGGAAGGGAGCTGTCCAGCGGACAAACTGGAGTGGGAGGTGCTGGTACGAGACGTGGTCTCAGCTGACCAATCGTTAGCTCGCATTCTTTACCCCGTAACCAATAGGAAGACAGCACTCATGCTGATGGAGCAGCTGTTGTCTGAGGATACTCTTCTAATGGAGGAGCACTACAAGAAAAAACAGGAGCAGAAGGTTAATAACCCAGAAGAAGCTGCTCACAG cgCTGAGATGCCAGTAGGTGAGAAACCACTGAACCTTCCATCCTCTGTGAACAATCAATCTGTTCTCTCAAACCAGAACGATGTCCTGAGCAACACAGATATCATCGATAAGAAG AAGCTACTGATAGCACACATAAAGGAGCACTTGCAGTGTCTGGAGGAAGTGCGCTCCAGCGTCCGGAGCGAGGAGAAGGTGAACGGGGAGCGAGGCGATGCTCTGGAGGCTCTGGTACGAGAGAGCTGTGTGTCAGCCGAGCTTGAGCGCTACACGCAGTTTATAGAGGACCTGGAGCGTGTGGTCAGCCTGCTGCTGTGTCTGTCGGCCCGTCTGGCCCGTGTGCAGAACGCCCTCAGCACTGCCGACGACAGCATGGACGCCGAGGAGAGA CAATCGCTGGACAGCCGCCACAGTCTCCTGTGCAAGCAGAGGGAGGACGCCAAAGACTTAAAGGATAACCTGGACCGACGGGAGCGCGTGGTCTCCGCCTTCCTCTCCAGACAGCTGACGGACACACAGCTGCAGGAGTACCGGCGCTTCATTCAGACCAAGGCCTCTTTACTCATCCGTCAGAAAGACCTCGATGAGAAACAGCGTTTAGGAGAGGAGCAGCTCGAGGCCTTACTCTGCAGTTTACCTCCTTCAACCTCCTGCACATGGCTCTGTAACGCCTGA